In Pseudomonas sp. DNDY-54, a genomic segment contains:
- a CDS encoding SPOR domain-containing protein produces the protein MDKGLLQRIVGALVLVALAVIFVPMLFNREDAGRQVAVDAPEMPDAPAVPVIETQPVEVPEPEVEPFPEEFEIIEEGPQAAQPESPVAPIEPAPVLTEPEPASEPAPAQVGNASTRQTPEEKRLDTANLPVSWSVQLASLSSRENAEKLQQTLRSQGYNAYIRTADGMNRVFVGPLVERAEANRLRDQLQRQQKLDGFVVRFKPEQG, from the coding sequence GTGGATAAAGGATTACTGCAGCGTATCGTCGGCGCGCTGGTGCTTGTTGCGCTGGCGGTGATATTCGTTCCGATGCTTTTCAATCGCGAAGATGCTGGTCGGCAGGTTGCGGTAGACGCGCCGGAAATGCCTGATGCGCCAGCCGTGCCTGTGATCGAGACACAGCCTGTCGAAGTGCCGGAGCCTGAAGTCGAGCCATTTCCCGAAGAGTTCGAAATCATCGAAGAGGGACCTCAGGCCGCCCAACCAGAATCCCCGGTAGCACCCATCGAGCCGGCGCCGGTACTTACTGAGCCAGAACCCGCATCAGAACCGGCTCCTGCTCAAGTAGGTAACGCTTCCACGCGTCAAACCCCGGAAGAAAAACGACTTGATACAGCGAACCTGCCGGTTAGTTGGTCCGTACAGCTGGCCAGCCTTTCCAGTCGCGAAAATGCCGAGAAGCTGCAGCAGACGCTACGCTCGCAGGGATATAACGCCTATATCCGCACCGCCGATGGGATGAATCGGGTTTTCGTCGGGCCTCTAGTGGAGCGGGCGGAAGCCAATCGTCTACGTGACCAGCTGCAGCGTCAGCAGAAGCTGGATGGTTTTGTCGTACGCTTCAAACCAGAGCAAGGCTGA
- the folC gene encoding bifunctional tetrahydrofolate synthase/dihydrofolate synthase, with translation MTRRSLQDWLDYLEQLHPTAIEMGLDRCHAVATTLGLTRPAAQVVTVTGTNGKGSTCAFIANMLAGQGKRVGVYSSPHLLRYNERVRINGDDATDESLCEAFEAVERARGSVSLTYFEMGTLAAFWLFERERLDAVVLEVGLGGRLDAVNLVDADVSVVTNIGLDHAEWLGTTRESVAFEKAGIFRPARPAICGDTAPPDSMMNSAIQSTVPLFVRGRDFDLERAVDCWHWHGMTQAGRTLELKNLPMLPLPLENAAVALQAFAMLETAWQPEQLTEALRSTRVTGRLDRRVIRWGGKELSVLLDVAHNPHAAGYLARELGRHERAERRHAVFGLLADKDLPGVIEEMLPVVASWAVGPLPTPRTRTAIELSAALMERGAPVTIHPGIAQALEAQCNKADDGDEIVLFGSFYCVAEALAWLDRHAASGGLGRGG, from the coding sequence ATGACCCGGCGGAGCCTGCAAGACTGGCTCGATTATCTCGAGCAGTTGCATCCCACAGCGATCGAGATGGGGCTCGATCGCTGTCACGCGGTGGCGACCACGCTTGGCCTTACACGTCCCGCCGCTCAAGTCGTTACCGTTACTGGCACAAACGGCAAGGGCTCGACCTGCGCGTTTATCGCCAACATGCTGGCCGGGCAGGGCAAGAGGGTGGGCGTATACAGCTCGCCCCATCTGCTGCGCTACAACGAACGTGTTCGCATTAACGGAGACGATGCCACCGATGAGTCGCTGTGCGAGGCGTTCGAAGCAGTCGAGCGCGCACGTGGCTCGGTTTCCCTAACTTATTTTGAGATGGGCACGCTCGCCGCTTTTTGGCTTTTCGAGCGTGAGCGCCTTGACGCAGTAGTGCTTGAAGTCGGACTCGGTGGCCGTTTGGATGCGGTTAACCTGGTCGACGCCGACGTCTCCGTGGTAACCAACATCGGCCTGGACCATGCCGAATGGCTGGGCACGACGCGGGAGAGCGTGGCGTTCGAAAAAGCCGGGATCTTTCGTCCCGCTAGACCTGCCATATGCGGTGATACTGCGCCCCCCGACTCCATGATGAACAGCGCGATTCAGTCCACCGTGCCGTTGTTCGTACGTGGCCGTGATTTTGATTTGGAGCGAGCAGTAGACTGCTGGCACTGGCACGGCATGACACAAGCGGGCCGTACGCTAGAGCTTAAAAATCTACCGATGTTGCCGTTGCCTCTGGAAAACGCGGCGGTGGCATTGCAGGCGTTTGCAATGCTCGAGACGGCCTGGCAGCCGGAGCAGCTCACAGAGGCGCTACGGAGCACCCGTGTAACCGGCCGGCTAGACCGTCGTGTGATTCGCTGGGGTGGTAAAGAGTTGTCGGTGTTGCTGGACGTTGCGCACAACCCGCACGCCGCTGGCTATCTGGCTCGTGAGCTTGGGCGGCATGAGAGGGCTGAACGCCGACACGCCGTATTTGGCCTGCTGGCCGACAAAGATCTTCCCGGCGTGATCGAAGAAATGTTGCCCGTTGTCGCTAGCTGGGCAGTGGGTCCATTGCCGACGCCTCGTACGCGGACCGCTATCGAGCTCAGTGCGGCATTGATGGAACGCGGCGCGCCCGTCACTATTCATCCGGGAATCGCACAGGCGCTAGAGGCGCAGTGCAATAAGGCGGACGATGGAGACGAGATCGTACTGTTCGGATCTTTTTATTGCGTGGCTGAAGCGCTGGCTTGGCTTGATCGGCACGCAGCGAGTGGAGGGCTAGGTCGTGGTGGATAA
- a CDS encoding CvpA family protein, with amino-acid sequence MTFTWVDWAFIAVVVISSLISLKRGFVKEALSLLTWIVAGVVAWMFGGALSHHLADFISTPSFQVIAACAILFIVTLLVGALINFLIGELVRVTGLSGTDRFLGMVFGAARGGLLIVVLVGLLSLAPVQQDPWWRESTLLPHFLLVADWSKNVILGFGSQWVAGSLDASG; translated from the coding sequence GTGACATTCACCTGGGTCGATTGGGCGTTTATCGCCGTTGTTGTGATCTCCAGCCTGATCAGTCTGAAGCGCGGTTTCGTCAAAGAAGCGCTCTCACTGCTCACCTGGATCGTCGCTGGCGTTGTCGCCTGGATGTTTGGCGGTGCGCTGTCTCATCATCTCGCCGACTTTATCAGCACACCTTCTTTTCAGGTCATCGCAGCGTGCGCAATTCTTTTCATCGTGACGTTGCTGGTAGGCGCGCTGATCAACTTTCTCATCGGTGAGCTGGTTCGTGTTACCGGGCTTTCCGGCACGGATCGCTTTCTTGGGATGGTTTTTGGCGCAGCTAGAGGCGGACTGCTAATCGTGGTGTTGGTTGGTCTGCTCAGCCTGGCGCCTGTACAGCAGGATCCATGGTGGCGTGAGTCGACGTTGCTGCCGCATTTTCTGCTGGTAGCGGATTGGTCGAAGAACGTGATTCTAGGGTTCGGTAGTCAATGGGTAGCCGGCTCACTCGACGCTTCCGGCTGA